A stretch of Stigmatopora argus isolate UIUO_Sarg chromosome 22, RoL_Sarg_1.0, whole genome shotgun sequence DNA encodes these proteins:
- the dlb gene encoding delta-like protein B translates to MARFHLRYLSALALVHVVFSSGVFELKINSFHTAQRICRRRRDCHIFFRICLKHPEDVISAEPPCTFGTGQTDVIRADHTSISGSAPIRVPFHFKWPGTFSLIIEAWNAESPTEYTVSDNQNNLVNRLATRRRLAIGEDWSQDVHFGEQSELRYSYHVFCDQYYLGDACAEYCRPRDDKLGHYTCDEEGNRVCLEGWKGNYCSEPICSADCSERHGYCEAPGGCKCRMGWQGPSCGECVRYPGCLHGTCAQPWQCNCQEGWGGLFCDQDLNYCTNHKPCAHGATCANTGQGSYTCTCRPGYGGTDCELETNECDSNPCKNGGSCNDLENDYSCTCPQGFYGKNCEIIAMTCADGPCFNGGTCVETTTGGYTCRCPPSYTGSNCEKKLDRCSNRPCLNGGECLDLGHSVLCRCRGGFAGANCQVNVDDCASNPCQNAGTCQDGVDDYVCSCTLGYGGKNCSVRSDACGERPCQNGGTCFTHFSGPVCQCPKGFMGPSCEFTLQPSFKPASRQASRPSSAAVAVSCLLAVLALALVAAIVLLRRRGRPRGRKQLRDAAVYNDLETAGHPGAGDRDAFLGACGAGGLFKISNGAARLSFAPLSDGRYGRGPAETRAGFPWRDPTGPNAIGGCR, encoded by the exons ATGGCCCGCTTCCACCTGAGATATCTTTCGGCTTTGGCCTTGGTGCACGTG GTGTTCTCATCGGGAGTGTTTGAGCTGAAAATCAACTCCTTCCACACGGCGCAGCGCATTTGCAGGAGGCGCAGGGACTGCCACATCTTTTTCCGAATCTGCCTCAAGCACCCCGAAGACGTCATCTCGGCCGAGCCGCCGTGCACCTTCGGGACGGGCCAGACCGACGTGATCAGGGCCGACCACACCTCCATCTCCGGCAGCGCCCCCATCCGGGTGcctttccacttcaaatggccG ggaacattttcacTGATCATCGAGGCCTGGAACGCCGAATCTCCCACGGAATACACGG TTTCAGACAACCAAAACAACCTGGTGAACCGCCTGGCCACGAGGAGGAGGCTGGCCATCGGGGAGGACTGGTCCCAGGACGTGCATTTCGGCGAGCAGAGCGAGCTGCGCTACTCTTACCACGTCTTCTGCGACCAGTACTACTTGGGAGACGCCTGCGCCGAGTACTGCAGGCCCCGGGACGACAAGCTGGGCCACTACACCTGCGACGAGGAGGGCAACCGCGTCTGCCTGGAGGGCTGGAAGGGGAACTACTGCTCCGAAC CCATCTGCTCGGCGGACTGCAGCGAGCGCCACGGCTACTGCGAGGCCCCCGGGGGCTGCAAATGCCGCATGGGTTGGCAGGGCCCCTCCTGCGGCGAGTGCGTGCGTTACCCGGGCTGCCTCCACGGCACCTGCGCTCAGCCGTGGCAGTGCAACTGTCAGGAGGGCTGGGGGGGCCTCTTCTGCGACCAGGACCTCAACTACTGCACCAACCACAAGCCCTGCGCCCACGGCGCCACCTGCGCCAACACCGGCCAGGGTAGCTACACGTGCACGTGCCGACCCGGCTACGGCGGAACCGACTGCGAGCTGGAGACCAACGAGTGCGACAGCAACCCTTGCAAAAATGGCGGCAGCTGCAAT GACCTGGAAAACGACTATTCGTGCACCTGCCCGCAAGGATTCTACGGCAAAAACTGCGAAATCATTGCCATGACGTGCGCCGACGGCCCCTGCTTCAACGGCGGCACCTGCGTGGAGACCACCACGGGGGGTTACACCTGCCGATGCCCCCCCAGCTACACGGGCTCCAACTGCGAGAAGAAGCTGGATCGTTGCAGCAATCGGCCCTGCTTAAACG GCGGAGAGTGTCTGGACCTGGGCCACAGCGTCCTCTGCCGCTGTCGGGGCGGCTTCGCCGGCGCCAACTGCCAAGTGAACGTGGACGACTGCGCCTCCAACCCCTGCCAGAACGCCGGCACCTGCCAGGACGGCGTGGACGACTACGTCTGCTCCTGCACCCTGGGCTACGGCGGCAAGAACTGCAGCGTGCGCTCGGACGCGTGCGGCGAGCGCCCCTGTCAGAACGGCGGCACTTGCTTCACTCACTTCAGCGGACCCGTGTGCCAGTGCCCCAAGGGCTTCATGGGCCCCAGTTGCGAGTTCACGCTGCAGCCCAGCTTCAAGCCGGCCTCCCGCCAGGCCTCGCGGCCCTCCTCGGCCGCCGTGGCCGTCTCCTGCCTCCTGGCCGTGCTGGCGCTGGCGCTGGTGGCCGCCATCGTCCTGCTCAGGCGGCGCGGGAGGCCGCGGGGGAGGAAGCAGCTGCGCGACGCCGCCGTCTACAACGACCTGGAGACGGCCGGCCACCCGGGGGCCGGCGACAGGGACGCCTTCCTCGGCGCCTGCGGGGCCGGCGGTCTCTTCAAGATCAGCAACGGCGCGGCCCGTCTCAGTTTCGCCCCGCTCTCCGACGGGAGGTACGGGCGCGGTCCCGCCGAGACCCGGGCGGGCTTCCCGTGGAGGGACCCCACGGGCCCCAATGCCATCGGTGGCTGCAGGTGA
- the LOC144068051 gene encoding protein phosphatase 1 regulatory subunit 14A-like, with translation MAAERTGMEEEDVVGDAGDFGDFGDVGDYAPKRHARVTVKYNRKELQRRLDVEKWIDERLVLLYAGQEQDMPEDVMIDQLIDLPDDVERVKKLQELFQTCNNETESFIEELVEKLRGVHKEEELATEGVEHPLITHGHHRSHEPYHFDNPHHGRSHHQTL, from the exons ATGGCGGCCGAGCGGACTGGGATGGAGGAAGAAGACGTCGTTGGCGATGCTGGCGATTTTGGCGATTTTGGCGATGTTGGTGACTATGCCCCGAAGAGGCACGCCCGGGTAACCGTCAAGTACAACCGGAAAGAACTGCAGAGAAGACTCGACGTGGAGAAGTGGATTGATGAGCGCCTCGTTCTTCTCTACGCTGGTCAG GAGCAAGATATGCCAGAAGATGTGATGATTGACCAATTGATTGACCTACCCGATGATGTGGAACGAGTTAAAAAACTACAG GAGCTTTTTCAAACCTGCAATAACGAGACGGAG AGCTTCATCGAGGAGCTGGTGGAGAAGCTTCGGGGAGTCCATAAAGAGGAGGAGCTGGCCACCGAAGGCGTGGAGCACCCGCTCATCACTCACGGCCACCATCGCAGTCACGAACCGTACCACTTTGACAACCCGCATCACGGCCGAAGTCACCACCAGACACTTTGA
- the LOC144068048 gene encoding exocyst complex component 3-like protein 2, with protein sequence MPILKKLPGRSKSCHDFPRTNGQLILPRLDLDLRDLNDLNHLQDLHQLKDHGKNLNPFENVDLDRDERNHGDSGPTAGEEIRAGGQLDGEEEENELNAERHGPGNARENPRENPRGRPLRGTLERICGVSPLKTLGKLGKGLRKSGRGVWGHNAPHFGPGDSNTLPTERERRKGLRRSSEGIMTLFRINGRRKEARRESLPCGALGAAGQAEASSRRPSFLRMVSLGKAKRESVSDEASRETDGETEEEEEEEEEDEEEEGRKPTVKSREPLSVLEILQLVNHRDLLLADTHIQELERESELLSLLPPPTDPVPDPAFGPAFGPAFGPAFGPGGPPGAVPPPRSPADHSPGSNATLDSGRRKEKDVELLYEALMREMWDVVRESLRQPSAGPNLGLVVLVIQQEEHADATWALREGGEPGRRAEDGALPSRRPRRLKSKWRDAVAEAADWSLPQQVDTRAGELATYLERLRSRMVDDLDAAKRNAVSIYPEEFSAFQVYVESYHGAVAKRLRTLTRGPLQITDVYSLLDWFYNIYNRDVLGSIGTATPINYASLEPILPPDTVDLLEKECLSIVKEKVTKELIQVLDDEERRWAQTLHIEEYQSQLARSVIQRLKVDLDKSTAVNQFLGARVARFSLVGLADFLYSFQRKVEMFHETQAEFGDRGDGYVSRTVALVNCCPPLRSLVERCRQCDPQASKDSAKRANSSLDRIINLSVRVLTERLFEHIRPFFDKMIKRKWLNHTDTFEGIESGIKQHFKKFRRMDPPPYQTLVGEVHRRVVVEYVRAIMRARLICTSSKMRKRMAFRLQDEAKQLKGLFKDLESGSSWLDSLIFHLADIILLEDTPSIQMEVAVLVKEFPDIRQRHVSTLLNIRGMARQAERLEILNVVKDFQCGSALIRRDGAVFSDVPLASEARCVSLGLRRLAMAVANWFSEHRPGRRGARKGAGSVRVPSAESPNVEEANKWSRED encoded by the exons ATGCCCATTCTAAAGAAGCTCCCGGGGCGCTCCAAGAGCTGCCACGACTTCCCCCGAACCAACGGCCAGCTCATTCTTCCCAGGCTCGACCTGGACCTCCGGGACTTGAACGACCTGAACCATCTGCAGGACTTGCACCAGCTGAAGGACCACGGGAAGAACCTCAACCCTTTTGAGAACGTGGACCTGGACCGGGACGAGAGGAACCACGGCGACTCGGGGCCGACCGCGGGCGAGGAGATCCGGGCCGGCGGACAGCTCGAcggagaggaggaggaaaacGAGCTGAACGCCGAGAGGCACGGGCCGGGGAACGCCAGAGAGAACCCCAGAGAGAACCCCAGGGGGAGGCCCCTGAGGGGCACCCTGGAGCGCATTTGCGGCGTGTCGCCGCTCAAGACCCTGGGGAAATTGGGCAAGGGGCTGCGCAAGTCCGGCCGCGGCGTGTGGGGCCACAACGCCCCCCACTTTGGACCCGGGGACTCCAACACGCTCCccacggagagggagagaagaaAAGGACTGCGGCGGAGCTCGGAAGGAATTATGACTTTGTTCCG GATTAATGGCCGTCGGAAGGAAGCGCGGCGAGAGAGCCTGCCCTGCGGAGCGCTCGGGGCGGCCGGCCAGGCGGAGGCTTCTTCTCGCCGGCCCTCCTTCCTCAGGATGGTCAGCCTCGGCAAGGCCAAGAGGGAATCCGTGTCCGACGAGGCCTCGCGGGAGACCGACGGGGAaacggaggaagaggaggaggaggaagaagaagatgaggaggaggaaggacgGAAGCCCACGGTCAAAAGCAGGGAGCCCCTCTCAG TACTGGAGATTCTCCAGCTGGTCAACCACCGGGACCTTCTCCTGGCCGACACGCACATTCAGGAACTGGAGCGCGAGTCCGAGCTGTTGTCCCTGCTGCCGCCCCCGACCGATCCCGTCCCGGATCCCGCATTCGGCCCCGCATTCGGCCCCGCTTTCGGCCCCGCTTTCGGCCCGGGCGGCCCCCCCGGCGCCGTTCCCCCGCCGCGTTCGCCGGCCGACCACTCCCCGGGCTCCAACGCCACCCTGGATTCGGGCCGGCGGAAAGAGAAGGACGTGGAGCTCCTCTACGAGGCTCTGATGCGGGAGATGTGGGACGTGGTGCGCGAGTCCCTCCGCCAGCCCAGCGCCGGTCCCAACCTGGGGCTGGTGGTCCTGGTCATCCAACAGGAGGAGCACGCCGACGCCACCTGGGCTCTCCGGGAAGGGGGCGAGCCGGGGCGCCGGGCGGAGGACGGCGCCCTGCCGAGCCGCCGCCCGCGGCGCCTGAAGAGCAAGTGGAGGGACGCCGTGGCCGAGGCGGCCGACTGGAGTCTCCCGCAGCAGGTGGACACTCGGGCGGGGGAGCTGGCGACCTACCTGGAGCGCCTGAGGAGTCGCATGGTGGACGACCTGGACGCGGCCAAGAGGAACGCCGTGTCCATTTACCCCGAGGAGTTCTCGGCCTTCCAGGTCTACGTGGAGAGTTACCACGGGGCCGTGGCCAAGCGGCTGAGGACTCTCACCCGCGGGCCCTTGCAGATTACCGACGTCTACTCCTTGCTGGACTGGTTTTACAACATCTACAATCG TGACGTTCTGGGAAGCATCGGCACGGCCACGCCCATCAACTACGCCTCGCTGGAGCCCATCCTGCCTCCGGACACGGTGGACCTGTTGGAAAAAGAGTGCCTCAGCATCGTCAAA GAAAAAGTGACAAAAGAGTTGATTCAGGTTCTGGACGACGAAGAAAGGCGATGGGCCCAAACTCTGCACATCGAGGAGTATCAGTCCCAGCTAGCGCGCTCCGTCATTCAg aggctgaaagtgGACCTGGACAAGTCTACGGCCGTCAATCAATTCTTGGGGGCAAGAGTGGCCCGCTTTAGTCTGGTGGGTTTGGCGGATTTTCTCTACAG TTTCCAGAGAAAAGTGGAGATGTTTCACGAGACCCAAGCGGAGTTCGGGGATCGAGGAGATGGATATGTCTCCAGGACCGTGGCTCTTGTCAACTGCTGCCCTCCTCTCAG ATCTTTGGTGGAGCGCTGCAGGCAGTGTGACCCACAGGCCAGCAAGGACTCGGCAAAGAGGGCCAACTCCTCCTTGGACAGGATCATCAACCTGTCCGTTCGGGTCTTGACCGAACGGCTTTTTGAGCACATTCGG CCGTTTTTCGACAAGATGATCAAGAGAAAATGGCTGAATCACACGGACACCTTCGAGGGCATCGAAAGCGGCATCAAGCAGCATTTCAAAAAGTTCCGAAGGATGGATCCTCCGCCATATCAG ACTTTGGTGGGTGAGGTGCACCGTCGGGTGGTGGTGGAGTACGTCCGGGCCATCATGCGGGCACGCCTCATTTGCACCTCGTCCAAGATGAGAAAACGGATGGCTTTCCGCTTGCAAGATGAGGCCAAACAACTCAAAGGACTCTTTAAGGATTTG GAATCCGGTTCCTCTTGGTTGGACAGTCTCATCTTCCATTTAGCCGACATCATTCTCCTGGAAGACACGCCGTCCATTCAGATGGAGGTGGCCGTCCTGGTCAAGGAATTTCCAGATATTCG GCAGAGGCACGTCTCCACCCTGTTGAACATCCGAGGGATGGCGCGCCAGGCGGA